The genomic DNA CGCCAGTCATGTCATTTTTAAATAGATATACAATGTAAAACCCTTTCGTTGCTGAATTAGTAATAGTACGGTCCATAATACTTACCCAAGGGGTTTCTGTCCATTTACCCTGCCCAACAGAACCCTGAACTTTGAATAGGAATTCAATACTGCGGGATTTGTGCTTAATTAATTCTGGGAATTCTCTTGTTATGTATTTTGCCATTTCATTTTCAGTAGGTTTGAATGGTAAAGATATTTGGTCTAAGTAATTAGTTAATACTTTCTCAAAAGCTTTCCTCATAATATCCCTCCTGGAACAACTAAAAAGGGTGGAACTTTCCCACCCTTTCAAATTACAATTCTGCACTAAACTTTTTATTCAGGACCGTCTTCAATTCAATAATGGGTAAGAAATTCGTGTTTCTTCCAAGACCTGCTACTTCATGCGTCACTCCATAGTATGCGTTTTCTGACTGATCTACTTCTTTCAAAACAATGCCTTCTGTTTCAACAAACTCATTGACCTTATCATATTCTACACTCCAACAAACTAAAATATCTATATCTTGTAATCGTTTTTTCACCTCTTTTAGATCTCTAAAAATGCCTCTTAGAAATGTTTTATATTCAATTACAATCTCTCGATCCATTTCTGCTTGACGATTTTTTACACTTTCAGATATTCCTAAGGGATCATGTGGAAGTAAAATTTCTTGTGGGAAATCAGTTTTATAATCATATAGGCCATCATAGACGTCAAATCCTGAAATTACTTTTGGAAAATAACCTGGTAAAACCCCTCTACTTATCAACTCGGTAAAGAGAGTAATTACTTCTTGTTCATTATCGATAGGGAAATATTTATGGACCAAATCAATTTCAAGTAGTTGTTTGTTAGCTAGTTTATTTCTTAATTCTCTCTTAGCATCATATCCATCAGTATTTATCCGCGTATCTACACCAAGCACATATTCTCTGTAGTCAATAAAGTTCTTGTCCTTTAGTAGCTTTTTAACTACAGCAACTATTTGTGCTGCCCGATATTCAGTAATACCTTTCCTACCGCTATCTAATTCATTCTTGACTTCTTTATTTTCATCAATCACATCTACAATTACAGTAAAAGGAAGATAACTACCGTGACTTAGAGGATCTAAACATATACCAGTTGGTAACCCATCGATCGCTAACCATATTCCATTTTTTACATGTAAGTTCTCATATTGGTCATCATTAGGAAACTTGTCATTGTATGTTTTCAGGTGGGCTTTACTTGTTTCAGCAATATAAATATTTACTTTTAATGGATTAATTAAACCAATGTTAACATCAGTGTATTTTCCGTCGATTAGCATTGCTTTTCTAGCCACTCGTTTTCCTGATTGGTCTAAGTGTTGTGTCGCTTTAATGAAATCATCATAATCATTTATGTCATAAAAGTTACCGGATGGATATATTTTTTTGATTATTTCTCTTGTTGATAAATGTCCTGCTTTAATCGGAACTACCTGATCATTAACTTCTACATGAATATTAAATAAATTTGTGTCTTCATTAAATATGCTGTCAACTAAACCAACAGCAGATTTCGTTCGTAAAATGTATTCAAGCATTTCAATTGAGTTAGCATGATAAAATGCAGAGTTTATGTTCTTTTCTAGTGTTTCGTTAGGGAACTTTTTGGGAAAGCGAAGAGTTATCTTAGTTCCACATTCTTCCAGAGTCTCCTCTTCGTTTTGTCCGTTCTTTTCCTCTTCTGAAAGCGGGAGGTCGGCACCTTCAAATACGAATTTATATAGGTCAAAATAGGTTCTCGATGCTTTTTTTCCTTTATAAACACTTTCAATTCTAATAAATTCTGTTTGAAAAGACACAAAGGTAAAACCATACCCCATAAAACCGTATTTGCCTCTACCTTCTTTTCTTTTTAACGACTCACCCATGACTAGGATACTTGAGATATCTGAGGGTTTAATACCTATACCATTATCTTCAATAAATATTTCTCGTTCTTCTGTGTGGAATGAAAGCTTTATTTCTCCATTATTAATGTCTGCATACCCGAACTTATCAATGATTGCATCAACAGCATTCTGTAACAATTCTGTATAAAGATCCCAAGATGATCGGTAACTCATAATAGTTCTTCTGACATTCTCTCTAATTTGTTCAATTGCCAATGAAGAAAACTTACTCCCCAATTCTCCAACATTCATAAACAATTCCCTCCCATAATTTTCTTTCTACTAGTATATTTTAACTATAAAGGTTAGAAAAGGGAATAAAAAGATGAATTGGTATAAAGGTTTTTAAAAACTGCTACAAAAATTTTCAAAAGGTTGGTCTTGATATAAACAACTCATATACTTGACCACCACAATCTAATAGTATAAAACAACACTAAAAGGTTTTTGACATAGTGCATAAATTTTGCAGACACCAGATTCCCCCCCACTTATACCCCCATCCCCCTATGGTGGGGGGCATATCATATGTTTACAGTGTGATCTATTTTCAGGGATCTGTTACTCCAGTACATATCTTCTATTATTCTTATCATTTTTTGGTACATTACCTTAATTATTCATCCCTTCTAATTTTCCATTCTTATGTTAACCTCATCTTTTGTTGTCGTTGTCTTTACCTTTACTGCAGATGCTATTTGGTGGTGGTATCTCTTACTCTCCTCTGCATTGGAGTGCCCCTATACGCTGCTGTAATGGTCCTTTACACGCTTGTATAGTGTGCGGTAACTCAATATGAGTATGTATCCCTCCCCCCTTTTAATCAGCATTTGTGTCGGATA from Rossellomorea marisflavi includes the following:
- a CDS encoding ATP-binding protein: MNVGELGSKFSSLAIEQIRENVRRTIMSYRSSWDLYTELLQNAVDAIIDKFGYADINNGEIKLSFHTEEREIFIEDNGIGIKPSDISSILVMGESLKRKEGRGKYGFMGYGFTFVSFQTEFIRIESVYKGKKASRTYFDLYKFVFEGADLPLSEEEKNGQNEEETLEECGTKITLRFPKKFPNETLEKNINSAFYHANSIEMLEYILRTKSAVGLVDSIFNEDTNLFNIHVEVNDQVVPIKAGHLSTREIIKKIYPSGNFYDINDYDDFIKATQHLDQSGKRVARKAMLIDGKYTDVNIGLINPLKVNIYIAETSKAHLKTYNDKFPNDDQYENLHVKNGIWLAIDGLPTGICLDPLSHGSYLPFTVIVDVIDENKEVKNELDSGRKGITEYRAAQIVAVVKKLLKDKNFIDYREYVLGVDTRINTDGYDAKRELRNKLANKQLLEIDLVHKYFPIDNEQEVITLFTELISRGVLPGYFPKVISGFDVYDGLYDYKTDFPQEILLPHDPLGISESVKNRQAEMDREIVIEYKTFLRGIFRDLKEVKKRLQDIDILVCWSVEYDKVNEFVETEGIVLKEVDQSENAYYGVTHEVAGLGRNTNFLPIIELKTVLNKKFSAEL